A region of Streptomyces paludis DNA encodes the following proteins:
- the ku gene encoding non-homologous end joining protein Ku, with translation MRSIWNGAISFGLVSIPIKLVNATENHSISFRQIHKEDGGRIRYRKVCELDGEEVAAPDIGKAYEDPGGVMIPITEDDLAALPLPTAKTIEIVAFVPAASIDPLQMDTAYYLSASGVPAAKPYTLLREALKRSRKVAIAKFALRGRERLGMLRVVDDVIVMHGLLWPDEIRAPEGVAPETEVTVRDAELDLADALMDTLGSVELDTLHDDYREAVEELIAAKAEGAPAPRPTEPASGGGRVIDLMAALENSVRAAKEARGEAGAASDTAEVADVTRLPTKKKTTPAKRTAKKAATKKTTAKKPPTPRPKRTSA, from the coding sequence GTGCGATCCATATGGAACGGCGCGATCTCCTTCGGGCTGGTCAGCATCCCGATCAAGCTGGTCAACGCCACCGAGAACCACTCGATCTCCTTCCGTCAGATCCACAAGGAGGACGGCGGCCGGATCCGCTACCGCAAGGTCTGCGAGCTGGACGGCGAGGAGGTGGCGGCGCCGGACATCGGCAAGGCGTACGAGGACCCGGGCGGCGTGATGATCCCGATCACCGAGGACGACCTGGCGGCGCTGCCGCTGCCGACGGCGAAGACGATCGAGATCGTGGCGTTCGTCCCGGCGGCGTCGATCGATCCCCTCCAGATGGACACGGCGTACTACCTCTCCGCGAGCGGCGTGCCGGCGGCCAAGCCGTACACGCTGCTGCGCGAGGCCCTGAAGCGCAGCCGGAAGGTCGCGATCGCCAAGTTCGCCCTGCGGGGGCGGGAGCGGCTGGGCATGCTCCGGGTCGTCGACGACGTCATCGTCATGCACGGCCTGCTCTGGCCGGACGAGATCCGCGCCCCCGAGGGCGTCGCGCCCGAGACCGAGGTGACGGTACGGGACGCCGAACTCGACCTGGCCGACGCCCTGATGGACACCCTGGGCTCGGTCGAACTCGACACCCTCCACGATGACTACCGCGAGGCCGTCGAGGAACTCATCGCCGCCAAGGCCGAGGGCGCCCCGGCCCCGCGCCCCACCGAGCCCGCGTCCGGCGGCGGCCGGGTCATCGACCTGATGGCGGCGCTGGAGAACAGCGTCAGGGCGGCGAAGGAGGCGAGGGGCGAAGCGGGCGCGGCATCCGACACGGCCGAGGTGGCCGACGTCACCCGCCTCCCGACGAAGAAGAAGACCACGCCCGCCAAGCGCACGGCCAAGAAGGCGGCAACCAAGAAGACCACCGCGAAGAAACCCCCCACCCCCCGCCCCAAACGCACCTCCGCCTGA
- the ligD gene encoding non-homologous end-joining DNA ligase has product MTPITEVEGRSLALSNLDKVLYAATGTTKGEVLHYYARTAAPLLAHLAGRPVSFLRYPDGPDGQRFFTKNPPPGTPGWVEVAEVPRKSADSGRQVVVTGLAALMWAANLVVEFHTHQWRTEAPGHADRLLLDLDPGAPATVVECCAVARWLRGRLGADGLEAYAKTSGAKGLHVLVPLVRTPSETVSAYARTLAVEAEQAMPELVVHRMGRALRPGKVFVDFSQNAAAKTTAAPYTLRARPEPTVSTPVTWDEIAGCGDSGDAGRLVFRLGDIAARLERYGDLLGGLLDPERARPLPVFAS; this is encoded by the coding sequence ATGACGCCTATCACAGAGGTGGAGGGGCGGAGCCTGGCGCTCAGCAATCTGGACAAGGTGCTGTACGCCGCCACCGGCACCACCAAGGGCGAGGTTCTGCACTATTACGCCCGTACGGCCGCCCCTCTGCTGGCCCATCTCGCCGGCCGGCCCGTCTCCTTCCTGCGCTACCCCGACGGCCCCGACGGCCAGCGCTTCTTCACCAAGAACCCGCCGCCCGGCACCCCCGGCTGGGTGGAGGTGGCGGAGGTGCCGCGCAAATCCGCCGACAGCGGCCGGCAGGTGGTCGTGACCGGTCTCGCGGCGCTGATGTGGGCAGCGAACCTGGTCGTGGAGTTCCACACCCACCAGTGGCGTACGGAGGCGCCCGGCCATGCCGACCGGCTTCTCCTCGACCTCGACCCCGGCGCGCCCGCCACCGTCGTCGAGTGCTGCGCGGTCGCGCGCTGGCTGCGCGGACGGCTCGGCGCGGACGGTCTGGAGGCGTACGCGAAGACCTCGGGCGCGAAGGGGCTGCATGTGCTCGTACCGCTGGTCCGTACGCCGTCCGAGACGGTCTCGGCGTACGCGAGGACCCTGGCCGTCGAGGCGGAGCAGGCGATGCCGGAGCTGGTCGTCCACCGGATGGGGCGGGCGCTGCGGCCCGGGAAGGTCTTCGTCGACTTCAGCCAGAACGCCGCCGCCAAGACGACCGCGGCCCCCTACACCCTGCGCGCCCGGCCGGAACCGACCGTCTCCACGCCGGTGACCTGGGACGAGATCGCCGGCTGCGGGGATTCCGGGGACGCGGGACGGCTCGTCTTCCGGCTCGGCGACATCGCCGCCCGGCTGGAGCGGTACGGCGACCTTCTCGGCGGTCTCC